A single genomic interval of Saccharomyces eubayanus strain FM1318 chromosome IV, whole genome shotgun sequence harbors:
- the TCM62 gene encoding Tcm62p has protein sequence MLRNCLKKLGNYRAKCTIKTLHTPVYKTKNLQVLRDVLSGIKLLDKIISSSSYNKTLIYEPKYKSKPQVVSSQDTMRLQNVLREFLDSLQVDEVTNTELQLDSSRKLGKVGLQLFLDCTRDNLTLNSTSLASSLLEYYFKYPEREVVSGIEIGLQYIRGFLEQNKIMVKGQNDIDALVDQFTMSSLDSQSVKNVLRAVNYQLFSDDIVRVINGNKTYDEIDVSKGWKYPAGILDTNEAYLRSLELPNKKLVSVDKKMLVLMYDGTLRDASKILPTITYARNLKKSVLLIVSGDCTGDALTSITINNNRNKRENNESRTIIMKYSEKANKNLALQENHDFIKFLRLPCGYDSIYSPEYSPLVPSKMCADKYYGNVESMKATTGEAFLYNAIDFESNQNEASQSFLQQTVTLKIGGHNEVEIDQRRNTLENFLNNSLCHGLAKGFIPSHGISLLKAVPGLSRLKANEPDFMTKLGVDAVLSAVVLPSEVAFKNACGYNYYEISNLIAETINENSFQLAKFSSTSNLVDTTKAGRLEPWNKMDSCLASIATFIKLLTSCNTIVTCIYEKPEKRTA, from the coding sequence ATGCTGAGAAattgtttaaaaaaactggGAAATTATCGAGCAAAATGTACAATAAAGACTTTACACACGCCTGTTTACAAGACGAAAAATCTTCAGGTACTCAGAGATGTACTCTCCGGTATAAAGCTGTTGGATAAAATAATATCGTCATCCTCTTACAACAAGACATTAATATATGAACCCAAATATAAATCAAAGCCGCAAGTCGTTAGTTCACAGGACACCATGAGACTGCAGAACGTTCTTCGAGAGTTCTTGGATTCATTACAGGTAGATGAGGTTACTAATACAGAACTTCAACTAGATAGCTCTCGAAAGTTGGGAAAAGTTGGTCTTCAGCTATTCTTGGATTGCACTCGCGATAACTTGACACTAAATTCGACATCTTTGGCATCTTCATTACTGGAGTATTATTTTAAATATCCCGAAAGAGAAGTAGTTAGTGGTATCGAAATTGGGTTACAATATATTAGGGGTTTTCTCGagcaaaataaaataatggTGAAAGGGCAAAACGATATCGATGCCCTAGTGGACCAGTTTACTATGTCATCTTTAGATAGTCAAAGCGTAAAGAATGTCTTACGAGCCGTCAATTACCAACTATTCTCAGACGATATTGTTCGAGTCATAAATGGCAATAAAACATACGATGAGATTGATGTCTCCAAAGGTTGGAAATATCCCGCCGGTATATTAGATACCAATGAAGCGTACCTAAGATCTCTAGAGTTGCCTAACAAGAAATTAGTTTCCGTTGATAAGAAAATGCTGGTTCTCATGTATGACGGAACACTACGAGACGCCAGTAAGATTTTACCCACTATAACGTATGCGCGAAACTTGAAGAAGTCTGTTCTTTTGATTGTCAGTGGAGATTGCACAGGTGATGCACTGACATCGATTACGATCAACAATAACAGGAATAAGAGAGAAAACAACGAGAGCCGAACAATTATCATGAAGTACTcagaaaaagcaaacaaaaaCCTAGCATTACAAGAAAACCACGATTTCATAAAATTCTTACGGTTGCCTTGTGGATATGATAGCATTTACTCTCCCGAGTACAGTCCATTGGTGCCAAGCAAAATGTGTGCAGACAAATATTATGGCAATGTTGAGTCTATGAAGGCAACCACAGGTGAGGCGTTTTTATATAATGCAATTGATTTCGAATCAAACCAAAACGAAGCTTCACAGTCTTTCCTGCAGCAGACAGTTACCTTAAAAATTGGCGGGCATAATGAAGTCGAAATCGACCAGAGAAGAAACACACTGGAAAACTTCTTGAATAACAGCTTATGCCATGGGCTAGCCAAAGGGTTCATTCCCAGCCATGGTATATCTTTACTAAAGGCGGTTCCAGGCTTGAGCAGGCTGAAAGCTAACGAACCCGATTTTATGACCAAGCTGGGAGTAGATGCTGTATTATCCGCCGTTGTTCTCCCATCCGAGGTTGCGTTTAAGAATGCGTGCGGATATAATTATTACGAAATTAGCAATCTAATAGCCGAAACTATAAACGAAAACTCATTCCAACTAgccaaattttcttctacttcAAACCTGGTGGATACTACAAAAGCTGGGCGCTTAGAGCCATGGAACAAAATGGACTCATGTTTGGCCAGCATAGCAACGTTCATCAAATTGCTTACCAGCTGTAATACCATTGTCACTTGTATATACGAAAAGCCCGAAAAACGCACAGCCTAG
- the GIP1 gene encoding protein phosphatase regulator GIP1 — METVLQPKARPFESLKRKRFREWLRPSTARGSLIQSDTLNLHEFSQSNCTNPFSDSNSVRGLLVTTPTKYKCQDEGNIFSRGENKFETLFSNRKFYEFKDNLKRGFKKMRHRKNENENENKCSTDGKIAKLDSDNFEKSEDYTPCFNKFSTKPQDFETQFDYANKNQGSNKTYLDNESCWNLSERLIPFNNLKYEDLKHFEENLQSLAPVTFTPIESNESLVGSDSTRGTKRSIRNDSSDIASEKRICLKQYLNEPRSDDSMESTPSIYITKEVQQRIEVLSSTDSFFIEKVDFTSNSKADASISDDKSYHDSIQMDEEPISNVNSGNEKNIDIADPNSNAESAAEKPTEVSSVLKDRDIDAASSSYSDEAGTTPEVIDSDEISDLSGTSSSDGSKVYTIPTFRGLSKQVNISQILSNFKKESLTQDKLTHLIKNHQNKKKRIGFKNKKFYDAFNPYLDSQEEIELADIENTSPVDIDQDIKDSSTSSVRFDHNSHLLIYKKSKKSSRGGSQGSYVTAGTRSILKAKKNFQHDEESQRASKCDTVGVAQFLHYFQYTEYKRQRNEAENYRLRGEQLSKYYSEEYPPDILSVEGDNSINDKSEIISSMRATERNIGRQLKGVGSQGAQIISLDEDVLGSSEKNLFTDITP; from the coding sequence ATGGAAACGGTTTTGCAACCAAAGGCGAGGCCATTTGAGtctttaaaaagaaaacgttTCAGAGAATGGTTAAGGCCGTCAACTGCGCGTGGATCTCTTATACAATCTGACACGTTGAATTTACATGAATTCTCACAATCTAATTGCACCAACCCATTTTCCGATTCAAATTCTGTTCGTGGTCTGCTGGTCACAACACCAACCAAATATAAGTGTCAGGATGAAGGGAACATTTTCTCCCGAGGAGAgaacaaatttgaaacGTTGTTTAGTAATAGAAAGTTTTATGAGTTCAAagataatttgaaaagaggattcaagaaaatgcGTCATcgaaaaaacgaaaatgagAACGAAAATAAATGCTCTACAGACGGAAAGATTGCAAAACTGGATTCAGATAATTTTGAGAAATCCGAAGATTATACACCTTGCTTTAACAAATTCAGTACAAAGCCGCAAGATTTTGAAACGCAATTCGATTATgcaaataaaaatcaaGGTTCTAATAAGACTTACCTAGATAATGAGTCCTGTTGGAATTTAAGTGAAAGATTGATTCCttttaataatttgaaGTATGAAGACTTGAAACATTTTGAAGAGAACTTGCAAAGCTTAGCTCCTGTAACCTTTACCCCAATTGAGTCAAACGAATCGCTTGTTGGGTCAGATTCTACACGTGGCACGAAAAGAAGCATTCGCAACGATTCTAGCGATATTGCTTCCGAAAAAAGGATATGCTTGAAGCAATACTTAAATGAACCAAGGTCTGATGACTCTATGGAAAGCACACCCTCCATATACATTACCAAGGAAGTTCaacaaagaattgaagTTTTAAGCTCCACagattcatttttcattgagAAAGTAGATTTTACTTCTAATAGTAAAGCTGACGCCAGTATTTCTGATGACAAAAGCTATCATGATTCCATACAAATGGACGAAGAACCTATAAGTAATGTTAATAGTGGGaacgaaaaaaacattGACATTGCTGACCCTAATAGCAATGCAGAAAGCGCAGCTGAAAAGCCAACGGAGGTAAGCTCAGTCTTAAAGGATAGGGATATAGACGCTGCGAGTAGTAGCTATTCAGATGAAGCGGGGACAACCCCTGAAGTGATTGATTCAGACGAAATTTCTGACTTATCCGGAACGAGTTCAAGTGATGGTAGCAAAGTTTACACCATCCCAACTTTTCGAGGCCTTAGCAAGCAAGTAAACATTTCccaaattctttcaaactTTAAGAAAGAGAGTTTGACTCAAGACAAGTTAACACATTTAAtcaaaaatcatcaaaataagaagaagcGCATAggattcaaaaataaaaaattctaCGATGCCTTCAATCCGTATCTTGACAGCCAAGAGGAGATTGAATTGGCTGACATTGAAAATACCTCACCAGTTGATATAGATCAAGATATTAAGGATAGCAGTACTTCCAGTGTAAGGTTTGATCATAACTCGCATCTGTTGATTTATAAGAAGTCTAAGAAGTCGAGCAGAGGTGGGAGTCAGGGTAGTTATGTGACCGCTGGAACAAGGTCAATCTTaaaggcaaagaaaaattttcagcaTGATGAGGAATCTCAAAGAGCTTCAAAGTGTGATACAGTGGGGGTTGCTCAGTTTTTACATTATTTCCAATACACAGAGTATAAAAGGCAAAGGAATGAAGCTGAAAATTATAGACTAAGAGGAGAACAATTGAGCAAATACTATTCTGAAGAATATCCTCCTGATATTTTGAGCGTGGAGGGTGATAACTCCATCAATGATAAATCAGAGATTATCTCAAGTATGAGAGCCacagaaagaaatattggTAGACAATTGAAAGGAGTAGGCAGTCAAGGAGCACAAATTATTTCGCTTGATGAGGATGTACTGGGCtcaagtgaaaaaaatctgtttACAGATATTACTCCATAG
- the ZTA1 gene encoding NADPH:quinone reductase has translation MSRDIPETQKVVLIDGVGGYDVIKYEDYPVPLISDKELLIKNKYAGVNYIESYFRKGLYPCEKPYVLGREATGTVVAKGKDVNNFQIGDQVAYISNSTFAQYTKFPSEGTIMRLPKCTSDEKMKLYAAGLLQALTALSFTNEAYHVKKGDYILIYAAAGGVGLILNQLVKMKGAHAIAVASTDEKLDTAKKYGAEYLINSSKEDVLARVLEITNGEGVDSCFDSIGKDTFETTLAALKRKGVFVSFGNASGLIPPLSITRLSPKNITLLRPQLYAYITDHEEWVYYTDKFVDLVDSKKLNIKIYKTYALKDYKVAAADIESRKTTGKLVLEIPQ, from the coding sequence ATGTCGCGTGATATACCAGAAACACAAAAGGTTGTTTTGATTGATGGAGTTGGTGGTTACGATGTCATCAAGTATGAGGATTATCCTGTACCATTGATATCGGATAAAGAGTTACTGATTAAAAACAAGTACGCCGGCGTTAACTACATTGAGAGTTACTTTCGGAAAGGTCTCTATCCTTGCGAAAAACCTTATGTGTTAGGTAGGGAAGCAACAGGTACTGTTGTAGCAAAAGGTAAAGATGTAaacaattttcaaattggaGACCAAGTTGCATATATATCCAATTCGACTTTCGCGCAGTATACAAAGTTCCCTTCCGAGGGAACTATTATGAGATTGCCAAAATGCACTAGTGATGAGAAGATGAAGTTATATGCAGCGGGTCTATTACAAGCTCTCACTGCTTTGTCATTTACGAACGAAGCGTACCATGTTAAGAAAGGTGACTATATCTTGATATATGCCGCTGCAGGTGGTGTTGGACTGATCCTAAATCAACTGGTAAAGATGAAAGGCGCACATGCTATTGCAGTTGCTTCAACAGATGAGAAGTTGGAtacagcaaaaaaatacggTGCAGAGTATCTGATTAATTCAtccaaagaagatgttCTTGCACGAGTTTTAGAGATCACAAATGGAGAAGGTGTTGATTCTTGTTTCGATTCAATTGGTAAAGACACTTTTGAAACGACCTTGGCcgcattgaaaagaaaaggtgTGTTTGTTTCCTTCGGTAATGCATCCGGTCTTATCCCACCGTTATCTATAACTAGGCTCTCACCCAAAAATATCACCCTTTTGAGGCCTCAACTTTACGCCTATATCACTGATCATGAAGAATGGGTATATTACACTGACAAGTTTGTGGACTTGGTTGactcaaagaaattgaacatCAAAATCTACAAAACATACGCTCTAAAAGACTATAAAGTTGCCGCTGCTGATATAGAAAGCAGAAAAACTACTGGTAAGCTGGTTCTGGAAATACCTCAATAA